Proteins encoded in a region of the Flavobacteriaceae bacterium HL-DH10 genome:
- the pbpC gene encoding penicillin-binding protein 1C, which translates to MNKITNYIKHHKIKSVIITIILIAYYFCLPKLLFKDPTATIITSANNELLGAQIASDGQWRFPYNDSVPEKFKTCIIQFEDEYFYKHPGFNPISIFKALRNNLKSGGIKRGGSTLTQQVIRLSRKGQKRTYFEKLKELILATRLEFRASKETILAYYSSNAPFGGNVIGLDAASWRYFNRKANELSWAENATLAVLPNAPSLIYPGKNQERLLQKRNSLLKKLLKNQIIDSLTYNLSIIEGLPQKPYPLPQTAPHLLQKVVQLNKGKRIQTTIDAKLQKRVNHIVKSHYNQLSQNEIYNAAVLVLDVKTRQVLAYIGNTPTDKAHQKDVDIINKPRSTGSILKPFLYAAMLDAGDMLPNSLVTDVPTQFGSYNPENYNKTYDGAVPASRALSRSLNVPAVRMLQTFGLDRFHHYLKELHLKDLKYNANHYGLSLILGGAESNLWDLCKSYAALSSTLNHYSETSSEYFSNEFCEPTFLASKHIDFGKKTNDKTLFDAASVYLTYESLKEVNRPESDENWEFFDGSKQIAWKTGTSFGFRDAWAIGSTKDYVVGVWVGNADGEGRPGLVGVQTAAPILFDVFDLLPNSDWFSKPFDDMQKISICKKSGYRASQNCDDIENKFIQISGLKTEPCPYHILVHLDKTETFQVNSSCVDINNIKHKSWFVLPPLMAYYYKTKNPFYKPLPKFRDDCLGENRVSIQFIYPKENNTIFLPKDFDGKTNDLILKIAHSKPETTVFWYIDERYIGSTKDIHELAIIPKAGKHLITVVDEFGNEAKRWITISE; encoded by the coding sequence ATGAACAAAATAACAAACTACATAAAACATCATAAAATAAAATCTGTAATCATAACCATCATTTTGATTGCCTATTATTTTTGTTTACCAAAATTGTTATTTAAAGACCCTACAGCTACTATAATAACAAGCGCAAATAATGAACTTTTAGGAGCACAAATAGCTTCAGATGGACAATGGCGGTTTCCATATAACGATAGTGTTCCTGAAAAATTTAAAACCTGCATTATTCAATTTGAAGATGAATACTTTTATAAACACCCGGGGTTTAATCCTATTTCAATATTTAAAGCTTTAAGAAATAATTTAAAGTCTGGAGGCATAAAAAGAGGAGGCAGTACACTAACACAACAAGTGATTCGCTTATCTAGAAAAGGACAAAAAAGAACTTATTTTGAAAAACTAAAAGAACTTATTTTAGCCACAAGATTAGAATTTCGAGCATCAAAAGAAACGATATTAGCCTATTATAGTAGCAATGCGCCTTTTGGAGGCAATGTTATTGGACTCGATGCCGCTTCATGGCGTTATTTTAATAGAAAGGCAAACGAGTTATCTTGGGCAGAAAACGCCACCTTAGCAGTCCTACCAAATGCTCCTAGCTTAATTTACCCAGGTAAAAATCAAGAACGATTGTTACAAAAACGGAATAGTCTTCTTAAAAAATTACTTAAAAATCAAATTATAGATTCACTTACTTATAACTTATCTATTATAGAAGGCCTGCCACAAAAACCCTATCCGCTGCCTCAAACAGCACCTCATCTATTACAAAAAGTAGTGCAATTAAATAAAGGAAAACGCATACAAACAACTATAGATGCTAAACTTCAAAAACGAGTTAATCATATTGTTAAAAGTCATTATAACCAATTAAGTCAGAATGAAATTTACAATGCTGCCGTTTTAGTTTTAGATGTGAAAACACGACAAGTTTTAGCTTATATAGGCAACACTCCAACTGATAAAGCACATCAAAAAGATGTAGATATTATTAATAAACCCCGAAGCACAGGTAGTATTTTAAAACCTTTTTTATACGCAGCCATGTTAGATGCTGGCGATATGCTTCCTAATTCTTTAGTTACCGATGTGCCAACTCAATTTGGAAGTTACAACCCTGAAAATTATAATAAAACCTACGATGGTGCTGTACCTGCTAGTCGCGCTTTATCAAGGTCTTTAAATGTGCCTGCTGTTCGTATGTTACAAACATTTGGATTGGATAGATTTCACCATTATCTAAAAGAATTACATCTTAAAGATTTAAAATATAATGCCAATCATTATGGATTATCTTTAATTCTTGGTGGTGCCGAAAGCAACTTATGGGATTTATGTAAAAGTTATGCAGCACTTTCTTCAACCTTAAATCATTATTCTGAAACTTCTAGCGAATATTTCTCAAATGAATTTTGCGAACCTACTTTTCTAGCCTCAAAACATATTGACTTCGGAAAAAAAACAAATGATAAAACCTTATTTGATGCCGCTTCTGTTTATTTAACTTATGAAAGTTTAAAAGAAGTAAACAGACCTGAAAGTGATGAAAATTGGGAGTTTTTTGATGGCTCTAAACAAATTGCCTGGAAAACAGGTACTAGCTTTGGATTTCGTGATGCTTGGGCTATTGGAAGCACCAAAGATTATGTAGTAGGTGTTTGGGTAGGCAATGCCGATGGCGAAGGTCGACCAGGATTAGTTGGTGTGCAAACAGCAGCACCTATTTTATTTGATGTGTTCGATTTATTACCAAACAGCGATTGGTTTTCAAAACCTTTTGACGACATGCAAAAAATATCGATTTGTAAAAAAAGTGGCTATCGCGCGTCACAAAATTGCGATGATATAGAAAATAAATTTATCCAAATAAGCGGATTAAAAACAGAGCCTTGTCCGTATCATATTCTTGTGCATTTAGATAAAACAGAAACATTTCAAGTAAATTCCTCATGTGTAGACATCAATAACATAAAGCATAAATCTTGGTTTGTATTACCTCCACTAATGGCTTATTATTACAAAACTAAAAACCCGTTTTATAAACCGTTGCCAAAATTTAGAGATGATTGTTTAGGTGAAAATAGGGTGTCTATTCAATTTATCTATCCGAAAGAAAATAACACCATTTTTTTACCAAAAGACTTTGATGGAAAAACGAATGATCTCATCTTAAAAATAGCGCATTCAAAACCTGAAACAACAGTATTTTGGTATATTGATGAAAGGTATATTGGAAGCACTAAAGACATTCACGAGTTAGCTATTATTCCTAAAGCAGGTAAACACCTTATTACTGTTGTTGATGAATTTGGTAATGAGGCTAAACGATGGATTACAATTTCAGAATAA
- a CDS encoding DUF559 domain-containing protein: MKQIHNYKYLEERRKELRKNLTPAEATLWKSLQRKQLKNRKFRRQHSIKNFIVDFYCPSEKLIIELDGAIHLDFAQQNYDHERTLILEELGFKVIRFENKLVFENLPEVLDEIANHFKD, encoded by the coding sequence ATGAAACAAATTCACAACTATAAATACTTAGAAGAAAGGAGAAAAGAATTACGAAAAAATTTAACTCCAGCAGAAGCTACATTATGGAAATCTCTTCAAAGAAAACAACTTAAAAACAGAAAATTCAGAAGACAACATAGCATTAAAAATTTTATAGTAGATTTTTACTGTCCTTCAGAAAAACTAATAATAGAATTAGACGGCGCTATTCATTTAGATTTTGCACAACAAAATTATGATCATGAAAGAACTCTAATTTTAGAAGAATTAGGTTTTAAAGTCATTCGATTTGAAAACAAATTAGTTTTTGAAAATCTACCTGAAGTTTTGGATGAGATAGCAAATCATTTTAAAGATTAA
- a CDS encoding MG2 domain-containing protein — MSLKRLLVFVILLAIATSCNKKVNETDNLFKFKYYISYTTSGLTSVASPIEISLTNDVEGWKMNEEITENILSISPNVQGKLTALNKHALLFKPDDFLEPNTEYTVSVKLNSLYKNIPDGFKNYTFQFKTMTPNFNVITNNLQSYSKNWQYIGGVIKSADIISIKEAKQLVKASQNNKNLSLVFNEANKQAKTFEFKIDSINRLIEDSEILVSWNGKPINASNKGESILVIPGINNFSIIDVNVVQFPEQHLSINFSDPLKKQQNFDGLVTIQKVKNPKYIVNGNVLKVYPDSKVVGHIQVDVFEGIKNTDNYKLKKPFSETIAFEELKPQVRLISNGTILPNSEALKFNFEAVNLSAIDVRVIKIFEDNVLQFLQDNNLNSRNTYDIKKVGRRIAKQTIQLQTEAENTGKWKAYSIDLSKFINADPGAIYRVELSYNKSYSLYNCDANTSTSNSKNDDYDDYYEEDDYEDNYTEASKDKDLREEQYWDNLIYRYKDYRYNWREENNPCHVAYYTENKIVSQNLLASNLGVIAKRSANNSYYFAVTNILNTNPETNASVTLYNFQQQALETAVTDTEGLVTIDAEKHAAFAIISKGKNTTYVKLADGNSLSLSKFDVSGNKLQRGLKGYIYGERGVWRPGDTLHLTFMLNDISNPLPKGHPVKMEITDPNGKLVYKDVTIDNLDNFYKFTVPTSTENKTGNYNAKVSVGGATFYKGLKIEAVKPNRLKIKIDFENDILTSTEPLKGTLDVKWLHGAPGKNLKAEVKAKFSNSYTSFKNYKDYTFNDPTRQFNTEEINVFEGKVNEAGTANINKKLEVGKNAPGMLNVQFLVRAFENGGDFSMDAFTKQYAPYKFFVGLRSPKGNAYGSYFTDENQTFDVVVVDAKGKPIKRNNLEVKVYKVEWRWWWNSSYDDLSSYVSSSYHRPYITSKINTDANGKGTFKLKIPDNDRGRYLIRVSDPVSGHATGRTAYFYKNWWQKAPSSDKEAAKMLVFSADKEKYNVGETAKITFASGSEGRALVSIENGTEVLDYKWVKTKQGETVVDIPITSEMAPNVFVNISLLQPHAISANDLPIRLYGVIPMMVEDPNTKLQPELKMPNTLRPEQTFEVHVSEKNKKAMTYTIAMVEEGLLDLTRFKTPNAWNEFYKREALGVKTWDVFDDVIGAYSGSIDQVFAIGGDGSAAGGKNKKANRFKPVVTYLGPFKLEAGKTKTHTIKLPNYIGAVRTMVVAGNNNDGAYGSTDKSVEVKKPLMVLASLPRKLSPGEKVTLPVTVFAMEPKVKNVKISLKLSNGITIVGEKTKTLAFANPDEQMTYFELDVSKAKGINTVEVIATGNGEKSTYKVELDVVNPNPLTSKTIDETLEANTSKTADFSTFGVVGTNTATIEFSTLPPMDFSRRLQYLIQYPHGCLEQTTSSVFPQLFLGDIFDLTFDKKQQIQTNIENGIKRLSHFQRSNGGMSYWMGENSANDWGTSYAGHFLIEAEKKGFVLPLTFKSNWIRYQKQAARDWRPSYRNYNSDLAQAYRLYTLALVGSADLASMNRLREFSEISNEAKWRLAAAYALVGQKETSDNISQSANINFKPLRYSYYTYGSVDRNRAMALETMVLTKNSKIRELAEYIAKDLSSNRWMSTQTTAYSLLAMAKIVNANGGKALSLNYSINGKTETINSKNAIAERTLQVLDGSNTLSFTNNKSNLVYVRILNSGKLPLGQELAEQRGLSIAIAYKDLKGNKIDVSKLQQGQDFVATVNVSNLKDERVNDVALTQIFPSGWEIVNTRFTDFGSSTTNQARFTDIRDDRVNFYFDLPEKGKHSTKIFNVMLNASYLGTYYLYGVQAEAMYDNDYLVRTKGQWVTVEK, encoded by the coding sequence ATGTCATTAAAAAGACTACTGGTTTTTGTAATTTTATTAGCAATTGCCACTTCATGTAACAAGAAAGTAAACGAAACCGATAATCTTTTTAAGTTTAAATATTATATAAGTTACACAACCTCTGGCTTAACATCTGTGGCAAGTCCTATAGAAATTAGCTTAACAAACGACGTTGAAGGCTGGAAAATGAATGAAGAAATAACAGAGAATATTCTTTCTATTTCACCCAATGTACAAGGAAAATTAACCGCATTAAACAAGCACGCCTTACTTTTTAAACCTGATGACTTTTTAGAACCTAATACGGAATACACCGTTTCTGTTAAACTAAATAGTCTTTATAAAAACATACCTGATGGTTTTAAAAACTACACCTTTCAGTTTAAAACCATGACTCCAAACTTTAATGTGATTACAAATAATTTACAATCGTACAGTAAAAATTGGCAATATATTGGAGGTGTTATAAAATCGGCAGATATTATTTCTATTAAGGAAGCGAAACAATTGGTAAAAGCCTCTCAAAACAACAAAAACCTATCTCTTGTTTTTAATGAAGCGAATAAACAAGCTAAAACTTTTGAGTTTAAAATTGATAGTATTAATCGATTAATTGAAGACAGTGAAATTCTTGTTTCATGGAACGGAAAGCCTATAAATGCCTCTAATAAAGGAGAAAGTATACTGGTTATCCCTGGAATCAATAACTTTTCTATTATAGACGTAAATGTCGTTCAATTCCCAGAACAACATCTTTCAATCAACTTTTCCGATCCTTTAAAAAAACAACAAAATTTTGATGGCTTAGTAACCATTCAGAAAGTAAAAAACCCGAAATATATAGTAAATGGCAATGTATTAAAAGTATATCCGGACAGTAAAGTAGTTGGACATATTCAGGTTGATGTATTTGAAGGCATCAAAAACACCGATAACTACAAACTTAAAAAACCATTTTCTGAAACCATTGCTTTTGAAGAGTTAAAGCCTCAAGTACGATTAATAAGTAATGGTACTATTTTGCCAAATTCTGAAGCCTTAAAATTCAATTTTGAAGCTGTAAATTTAAGCGCTATTGATGTTAGAGTCATTAAAATTTTTGAAGATAATGTGCTTCAATTTCTGCAAGACAATAATTTAAATAGTCGTAATACCTACGATATAAAAAAAGTGGGGCGACGTATTGCAAAACAAACTATACAATTACAAACCGAAGCTGAAAATACAGGTAAATGGAAAGCTTATAGCATCGATTTATCTAAATTTATTAACGCAGATCCTGGCGCTATTTATCGTGTTGAACTAAGTTATAATAAAAGTTATTCGCTTTACAATTGTGATGCAAATACATCTACTTCAAATTCTAAAAATGATGATTATGACGATTATTATGAAGAAGACGATTACGAGGACAATTATACCGAAGCATCAAAAGATAAAGATTTACGCGAAGAACAATATTGGGACAATTTAATATACCGATATAAAGACTACAGGTATAATTGGCGTGAAGAAAACAACCCTTGCCATGTTGCATATTATACCGAAAACAAAATAGTCTCTCAAAATCTACTGGCTTCCAACTTGGGAGTAATTGCAAAACGAAGCGCTAATAACTCCTATTATTTTGCTGTTACTAATATTTTAAACACCAATCCAGAAACAAATGCTAGTGTTACGCTTTATAATTTTCAGCAACAAGCACTTGAAACTGCTGTAACCGATACCGAAGGTTTAGTCACTATTGATGCCGAAAAACATGCAGCCTTTGCCATTATATCAAAAGGAAAAAATACAACCTATGTTAAATTAGCCGACGGAAACTCACTTTCCTTAAGTAAATTTGATGTTTCTGGAAACAAATTACAACGCGGACTTAAAGGTTATATTTATGGCGAACGTGGTGTTTGGAGACCAGGAGATACGTTGCACTTAACTTTCATGCTTAACGATATTTCAAACCCATTGCCAAAAGGACATCCTGTTAAAATGGAAATCACAGATCCTAATGGGAAATTAGTATATAAAGATGTCACAATAGATAATCTGGATAACTTCTATAAATTCACGGTTCCAACATCTACCGAAAATAAAACAGGAAATTACAATGCTAAAGTATCGGTTGGTGGTGCTACATTTTATAAAGGTTTAAAAATTGAAGCTGTAAAACCTAACCGATTAAAAATTAAGATAGATTTTGAAAATGATATCCTTACAAGTACCGAACCTTTAAAAGGAACTTTAGATGTAAAATGGCTTCATGGCGCTCCAGGAAAAAACTTGAAAGCTGAAGTAAAAGCAAAATTCAGCAATTCGTATACGAGTTTTAAAAACTATAAAGACTATACGTTTAACGACCCGACACGTCAATTTAACACCGAAGAAATTAATGTATTTGAAGGTAAAGTAAATGAAGCTGGTACAGCCAATATAAATAAAAAGCTAGAAGTTGGTAAAAATGCACCCGGTATGTTAAACGTGCAGTTTTTAGTGCGTGCTTTTGAAAACGGTGGCGATTTCTCTATGGATGCGTTTACCAAACAATATGCACCATATAAATTTTTTGTAGGGTTACGTTCTCCTAAAGGAAACGCCTATGGCTCTTATTTTACAGATGAAAATCAAACTTTTGATGTCGTTGTAGTTGATGCAAAAGGAAAACCAATAAAAAGAAATAATCTTGAAGTTAAAGTTTATAAAGTTGAATGGCGTTGGTGGTGGAATTCCTCTTACGACGATTTATCAAGCTATGTGTCTAGTAGTTATCACAGACCTTATATCACTTCAAAAATAAATACCGATGCCAACGGAAAAGGAACTTTCAAACTTAAAATTCCGGATAATGATCGTGGGCGTTACCTCATTAGAGTATCAGATCCTGTAAGTGGTCACGCTACAGGAAGAACCGCTTATTTTTATAAAAATTGGTGGCAAAAAGCGCCATCTAGCGATAAAGAAGCTGCTAAAATGTTAGTGTTTTCTGCCGATAAAGAAAAATATAATGTTGGAGAAACAGCTAAAATAACCTTTGCTTCAGGTAGCGAAGGTCGTGCTTTAGTTAGCATAGAAAATGGCACTGAAGTATTAGATTATAAATGGGTAAAAACCAAACAAGGTGAAACGGTTGTCGATATTCCTATAACTTCAGAAATGGCTCCTAATGTATTTGTGAATATTTCATTATTACAACCACATGCTATATCGGCTAACGATTTACCTATTCGTTTATATGGAGTTATTCCTATGATGGTTGAAGACCCAAATACCAAATTACAACCCGAATTAAAAATGCCAAATACCTTGCGCCCGGAGCAAACCTTTGAAGTACATGTTTCAGAAAAAAACAAAAAAGCCATGACCTATACCATTGCTATGGTTGAAGAAGGTTTACTCGATTTAACCCGTTTTAAAACGCCTAATGCATGGAACGAATTCTATAAACGTGAAGCGCTTGGCGTAAAAACTTGGGATGTATTTGATGATGTTATTGGCGCATATTCAGGAAGCATAGACCAAGTATTTGCTATTGGTGGAGACGGAAGTGCAGCTGGCGGAAAAAACAAAAAAGCCAATCGGTTTAAACCTGTAGTTACTTATTTAGGACCTTTTAAATTAGAGGCAGGCAAAACCAAAACACACACTATAAAACTACCAAACTATATTGGTGCAGTACGTACTATGGTGGTTGCAGGAAACAATAACGATGGTGCTTACGGCAGCACAGACAAATCGGTTGAAGTTAAAAAACCACTTATGGTTTTGGCTTCGCTTCCGCGGAAATTAAGCCCAGGTGAAAAAGTAACGTTGCCGGTTACCGTATTTGCTATGGAGCCTAAAGTGAAAAATGTAAAAATCAGCTTAAAATTAAGTAACGGCATTACCATTGTTGGCGAAAAAACGAAAACACTTGCTTTTGCAAACCCCGATGAGCAAATGACTTATTTTGAATTAGATGTTAGCAAAGCCAAAGGTATTAATACTGTTGAAGTTATCGCTACTGGAAATGGCGAAAAATCAACTTATAAAGTCGAGTTAGATGTTGTAAATCCAAACCCATTGACCTCAAAAACTATTGATGAAACTTTAGAAGCAAACACTAGCAAAACAGCTGATTTTTCAACCTTTGGGGTTGTTGGAACAAATACTGCTACTATAGAATTCTCAACATTACCGCCTATGGATTTTTCACGTAGGTTACAATACTTAATCCAATATCCTCATGGCTGTTTAGAGCAAACCACATCGAGCGTGTTTCCACAGTTATTCTTGGGTGATATTTTCGATTTAACCTTCGATAAAAAACAACAAATTCAAACCAATATTGAAAACGGCATAAAACGTTTAAGTCATTTTCAAAGATCAAATGGCGGTATGAGCTATTGGATGGGTGAAAACTCTGCAAACGATTGGGGAACTAGTTATGCGGGACACTTTTTAATTGAAGCCGAAAAGAAAGGTTTTGTATTACCACTAACCTTTAAAAGTAACTGGATTAGATATCAAAAACAAGCCGCAAGAGATTGGCGTCCAAGCTACAGAAATTATAATTCTGATCTTGCTCAAGCATACAGATTGTACACATTAGCATTGGTAGGAAGTGCCGATTTAGCAAGTATGAACCGTTTACGAGAATTTTCAGAGATTTCAAATGAAGCTAAATGGCGATTGGCAGCAGCCTATGCTTTAGTCGGACAAAAAGAAACGAGTGATAACATTTCGCAATCGGCAAATATTAATTTTAAACCCCTTCGTTACAGTTATTATACTTATGGTTCTGTTGATAGAAATCGTGCCATGGCTTTAGAAACCATGGTGCTTACCAAAAACTCTAAAATACGCGAACTAGCCGAATATATTGCTAAAGACTTATCGAGTAACCGCTGGATGAGCACACAAACTACGGCTTACAGTCTGTTAGCTATGGCAAAAATAGTAAATGCCAATGGCGGAAAAGCATTAAGTTTAAATTACAGTATTAATGGAAAAACAGAAACTATTAATTCTAAAAACGCCATTGCAGAACGCACATTACAAGTTCTTGATGGTAGCAACACCTTGTCATTTACAAACAACAAAAGCAATTTAGTTTATGTACGTATTTTAAACTCAGGAAAATTACCGCTAGGACAAGAGTTAGCAGAACAACGAGGTTTAAGTATTGCTATCGCTTATAAGGATTTAAAAGGGAATAAAATTGATGTTTCAAAATTACAACAAGGACAAGATTTTGTGGCTACCGTAAATGTGAGTAATTTAAAAGATGAACGAGTCAACGATGTGGCTTTAACTCAAATTTTCCCATCGGGTTGGGAAATTGTAAACACCCGATTTACAGATTTTGGAAGCTCAACAACAAATCAAGCGCGCTTTACAGATATTAGAGACGATCGTGTGAATTTCTATTTCGATTTACCAGAAAAAGGAAAACATAGCACTAAAATCTTTAATGTCATGTTAAATGCATCCTATTTAGGAACTTATTATTTATACGGCGTACAAGCGGAAGCCATGTATGATAATGATTATTTGGTTAGAACTAAAGGGCAATGGGTTACTGTTGAAAAATAG
- a CDS encoding aldehyde dehydrogenase family protein — protein sequence MKALGTDFGINEALKTLGVKTINEGTSTGLTTFSNGDIIESYSPVDGQLIGKVKSTTKADYEKVMDAATTAFKSWRTMPAPQRGEIVRQFGDKLREKKEALGKLVSYEMGKSYQEGLGEVQEMIDICDFAVGLSRQLHGLTMHSERPGHRMYEQYHPLGVVGIISAFNFPVAVWAWNTALAWVCGDVCVWKPSEKVPLCGIACQNIAAEVFVENNLPEGISNLINGDYRVGEFMTKDSRIPLISATGSIRMGKIVAQEVAARLGKSLLELGGNNAIIATPDADIKMTVIGAVFGAVGTAGQRCTSTRRLIIHESIYDKVKSAIVDAYKQLRIGNPLDENNHVGPLIDKEAVEMYQNALEQVVKEGGHIIIEGGVLSGEGYESGCYVKPAIVEAKPDFKMVQHETFAPVLYFLKYSGAIENAIEIQNGVVQGLSSAIMTNNLREAERFLSVQGSDCGIANVNIGTSGAEIGGAFGGEKETGGGRESGSDAWKIYMRRQTNTINYTTELPLAQGIKFDL from the coding sequence ATGAAAGCTTTAGGAACTGATTTTGGTATAAACGAGGCGCTTAAAACCTTAGGTGTTAAAACTATAAATGAAGGCACTTCAACAGGTTTAACTACATTTTCTAATGGCGATATTATTGAAAGTTATTCGCCAGTTGATGGACAATTAATTGGAAAAGTAAAAAGCACTACAAAAGCTGATTATGAAAAAGTGATGGACGCAGCAACAACTGCTTTTAAATCATGGCGAACTATGCCTGCACCACAGCGTGGAGAAATTGTGCGTCAGTTTGGAGATAAGCTACGAGAGAAAAAAGAAGCTTTAGGAAAATTGGTGTCTTATGAAATGGGTAAAAGCTACCAAGAGGGTTTGGGTGAAGTTCAAGAAATGATAGATATCTGTGATTTTGCTGTGGGACTATCACGTCAGCTTCATGGTTTAACCATGCATAGTGAACGTCCAGGACACCGTATGTATGAGCAATACCATCCATTAGGAGTTGTTGGTATTATTTCTGCATTTAATTTTCCTGTTGCGGTTTGGGCTTGGAACACGGCTTTGGCCTGGGTTTGTGGTGATGTTTGCGTTTGGAAACCAAGTGAAAAAGTACCCCTTTGTGGCATTGCTTGCCAGAATATAGCTGCTGAGGTTTTTGTAGAAAACAATTTGCCAGAAGGGATTTCTAATTTAATAAATGGCGATTATAGAGTGGGTGAGTTTATGACTAAAGACTCAAGAATTCCATTAATTTCTGCGACAGGGTCTATACGAATGGGTAAAATTGTGGCGCAAGAAGTAGCTGCTCGTTTAGGAAAAAGTTTATTGGAGTTGGGTGGTAATAATGCTATTATTGCAACACCAGATGCCGACATTAAAATGACGGTTATTGGTGCTGTTTTTGGCGCTGTTGGTACTGCAGGACAACGTTGTACCTCTACCAGACGTTTAATTATTCATGAATCTATTTACGATAAAGTTAAAAGTGCTATTGTTGATGCCTATAAACAATTACGAATTGGAAATCCGTTAGATGAAAACAATCATGTGGGACCATTAATTGATAAAGAAGCTGTAGAAATGTATCAAAACGCTTTAGAACAAGTTGTTAAAGAAGGTGGGCATATTATTATTGAAGGAGGAGTACTTTCTGGTGAAGGCTATGAAAGTGGATGTTATGTAAAACCTGCCATTGTAGAAGCAAAACCAGATTTTAAAATGGTACAGCATGAAACCTTTGCACCTGTTCTCTATTTCTTGAAATATTCTGGAGCTATTGAAAATGCCATTGAGATACAAAATGGTGTGGTACAAGGCTTAAGTTCGGCCATTATGACCAATAATTTACGGGAAGCTGAGCGATTTTTATCTGTTCAAGGATCAGATTGTGGAATTGCTAATGTTAATATAGGAACATCTGGCGCTGAAATTGGTGGTGCTTTTGGGGGTGAAAAAGAAACTGGCGGCGGAAGAGAATCTGGTTCTGATGCCTGGAAAATTTATATGCGCAGACAAACCAATACGATTAATTATACAACAGAGTTGCCTTTGGCGCAGGGTATTAAATTTGATTTGTAA
- a CDS encoding ATP-binding protein: protein MINKRLLIKHLLAHNDENSFYDKKRKIDISHKEGKAKFLKHVCALSNSNPKNNSYIVIGVEDEDNNIVGVDFFDDSKIQNLINAYLTNPPIVQYENIPFPHLPDDKVVGLVTIRAIDKITSLRKNIWKYYGGSVFFRDGSMSMPKVFDVAIKDTNSKIVEAIENNAQNNIEHTLNGVFEFMNTRKDYNAQYKVFKEYFVVCWAGQKKIVKDEVFFSRVDIELINEQVRLFFSALDEVSISFDADSFKIIEYVNLGFQNQNKYYQLEETNIRFENNANYNIETKLLFEPPQYDKKVLHHIYNTNNAILEKLKKGLSFTKAEELDLKNLPVTYLICYLNLFHDAIDKLNEAKPYLKKHSESLYQSYKESLRILRKVKYS from the coding sequence ATGATTAATAAACGCCTACTTATAAAACACCTTTTAGCTCATAATGATGAGAACAGTTTTTATGATAAAAAGCGAAAAATTGATATCAGCCATAAAGAAGGAAAAGCTAAGTTTTTAAAACATGTATGTGCGCTTTCAAACAGTAATCCTAAAAACAACTCATATATTGTAATTGGAGTAGAAGATGAAGACAATAATATTGTTGGTGTCGATTTTTTTGATGATAGCAAAATTCAAAATCTTATTAATGCTTATTTAACAAATCCACCAATAGTCCAATACGAAAACATTCCGTTTCCACATCTCCCAGACGACAAAGTTGTTGGCTTAGTAACTATTAGAGCCATAGATAAAATTACGTCGCTTAGAAAAAACATCTGGAAATATTATGGAGGTTCTGTTTTTTTTAGAGATGGTAGTATGAGCATGCCAAAAGTATTTGATGTTGCAATAAAAGATACCAACTCTAAAATAGTTGAAGCTATTGAAAACAACGCTCAAAACAATATAGAACATACTTTAAATGGTGTTTTTGAGTTTATGAATACCCGAAAAGATTACAATGCACAATACAAAGTTTTTAAGGAGTATTTTGTGGTGTGTTGGGCAGGACAAAAAAAAATAGTTAAAGACGAAGTTTTCTTTTCTAGAGTTGATATTGAACTGATAAATGAACAAGTCCGTTTATTTTTTTCTGCTCTAGATGAAGTTTCCATTTCTTTTGATGCAGATAGTTTTAAAATTATTGAATATGTAAATCTTGGATTTCAAAATCAAAATAAATATTACCAACTTGAAGAAACTAATATTCGTTTTGAAAACAATGCCAATTATAATATTGAAACCAAACTTTTATTTGAACCCCCTCAATATGATAAAAAAGTATTGCATCATATTTATAATACTAATAATGCTATTTTAGAAAAACTAAAAAAAGGATTGTCATTTACTAAAGCTGAAGAATTAGATTTAAAGAACTTACCTGTAACCTACCTAATTTGTTACCTAAATCTATTTCATGATGCTATTGACAAACTTAATGAAGCAAAACCATATTTAAAAAAACATAGTGAAAGTCTATATCAGTCTTACAAAGAGTCTTTAAGAATATTACGAAAAGTAAAATACAGTTAA